In Immundisolibacter sp., the following proteins share a genomic window:
- a CDS encoding amidohydrolase family protein, translating to MNHDLLIRGGSVVDGTGAPARAADVAIQGDRIVAVGSELGGARETLDACGLVVSPGFIDPHTHYDAQWCWDPLLTSSAWHGVTSVVMGNCGVGIAPCRPAAREMAMMDLVNVEAMPAEVLRSGIRWQWETFPQFMDAVTGGGIGLNAGFLLPLAALRHYVMGEQSGERGANPAEIAQMADHLRAAMDAGALGFSTTVLAQHIGHGGKPLAARLASRDELKALCNVLRDLRRGTIQIAMGGVGGALSAEQQDLLHFLLDESRRPLTWTFLLVPVGNPERALQTLEETDWLTRMGAVPQVSCRPFLTQLEMTNPFIFADRKTFAPLFNTDNARLAAAYRDRHFRDTLRAELAQPGAFSSDWTRLELQQVNDPALGGLVGRTVADIAAERGADGLDTFLDIALEDGLGARFLYTISNIDLDVVARIINDPRTLIGASDGGAHVDQICDVGYATWLLGTWVRERKAMSLEYAVQRLTGDPARVFGIADRGRIAAGLKADIAVFDPATVGSDRLARAVFDLPGGRRRLVSDARGIAATVINGQLLMRAGDVSASRAGAHMQAA from the coding sequence ATGAACCACGACCTTCTGATCCGCGGCGGCAGCGTCGTCGACGGCACCGGCGCCCCGGCCCGGGCCGCCGATGTGGCCATCCAGGGCGATCGCATCGTCGCCGTTGGCAGCGAACTAGGCGGCGCGCGCGAGACGCTCGACGCCTGCGGCCTGGTGGTGTCGCCGGGCTTCATCGACCCGCACACGCATTACGACGCGCAGTGGTGCTGGGATCCGCTGCTGACCAGCAGCGCCTGGCACGGCGTGACCTCGGTGGTGATGGGCAACTGTGGGGTCGGCATCGCGCCGTGCCGGCCGGCGGCGCGCGAGATGGCGATGATGGACCTGGTCAACGTGGAGGCCATGCCGGCCGAGGTGCTGCGCAGTGGCATCCGCTGGCAGTGGGAAACCTTTCCGCAGTTCATGGACGCCGTAACCGGCGGCGGCATCGGCCTGAACGCCGGCTTTCTGCTGCCGCTGGCGGCGCTGCGCCATTACGTAATGGGCGAGCAGTCCGGCGAGCGCGGCGCCAATCCGGCCGAGATCGCGCAGATGGCCGATCACCTGCGCGCCGCCATGGATGCCGGGGCGCTGGGCTTCAGCACCACCGTGCTGGCGCAGCACATCGGCCACGGCGGCAAGCCGCTGGCCGCCCGCCTGGCCAGCCGCGATGAGTTGAAAGCCCTTTGCAACGTGCTGCGCGATCTTCGCCGCGGCACCATCCAGATCGCCATGGGCGGCGTCGGCGGCGCGTTGAGCGCCGAGCAGCAGGACCTGCTGCACTTCTTGCTGGACGAAAGCCGGCGCCCGCTGACCTGGACCTTCCTGTTGGTGCCGGTCGGCAATCCCGAGCGCGCCCTGCAGACACTGGAGGAAACCGACTGGCTGACGCGCATGGGCGCCGTGCCGCAGGTGTCATGCCGGCCGTTCCTGACGCAGCTGGAAATGACCAATCCGTTCATCTTTGCCGACCGCAAGACCTTCGCGCCGCTGTTCAACACCGACAACGCCCGGCTGGCCGCGGCCTACCGCGACCGCCATTTCCGCGACACGCTGCGCGCCGAACTGGCGCAGCCGGGAGCGTTTTCCAGCGACTGGACGCGGCTCGAACTGCAACAGGTCAACGATCCGGCGCTCGGCGGCCTGGTCGGCCGCACGGTGGCCGACATCGCCGCCGAGCGCGGCGCCGACGGCCTCGACACGTTCCTGGACATCGCGCTCGAGGACGGTCTGGGCGCGCGCTTTCTGTACACGATCTCGAACATCGATCTGGACGTGGTGGCCAGAATCATCAATGACCCGCGCACGCTGATCGGCGCTTCCGACGGCGGCGCGCATGTGGACCAGATTTGCGACGTCGGCTACGCCACCTGGCTGCTGGGCACCTGGGTGCGCGAGCGCAAGGCCATGAGCCTGGAGTACGCCGTGCAGCGCCTGACCGGCGACCCGGCACGGGTGTTCGGCATCGCCGACCGGGGGCGTATCGCGGCCGGCCTGAAGGCGGACATCGCCGTGTTCGACCCGGCCACGGTCGGCTCGGATCGTCTGGCGCGGGCGGTGTTCGACCTGCCCGGCGGGCGGCGGCGGCTGGTGTCGGACGCGCGCGGCATCGCCGCCACGGTCATCAACGGCCAGCTGCTGATGCGCGCCGGCGATGTCAGCGCCAGCCGCGCCGGCGCGCACATGCAGGCGGCCTGA
- a CDS encoding bifunctional GNAT family N-acetyltransferase/carbon-nitrogen hydrolase family protein — MTDDTHAASTGADIKLRLRNLVADDYPAIKKIMDRVYPGMGGAWPRKKYLAMLKTFPEGQICIEDNGVAVAAAFSVIVDYDKFGDEHTYDEITGNAYLTTHDPNGDVLYGVDVFVDPDYRNLRLGRRLYEARKELCKNLNLRAIIAGGRIPNYRDYAERMTPQEYIEAVRRREVYDPILSFQLANDFEVKRVLKGYLPEDKESQGYATLLEWFNIYYEPKDSKLFGARKTVARIGCVQWQMRQMHSVEELVKQVEYFVDALSDYRCDIALFPEFFNAPLMGLAEHRNTAEAIRFLAQFTPRIRDDIQRLAVSYNINIIAGSMPLLEDGELYNVAYLCRRDGSVDTQYKLHPTPHEKRDWAMEGGNRLTAFDTDFGRIGVLICYDVEFPELARLLGDQEMQILFVPFWTDTKNGYLRVRRCAQARAIENECYVAIGGSIGNLPQVDSVDIQYSQTAVFSPSDFSFPHDAIMAETTPNTEMTLIVDVDLDKLQMLQNEGSVRNYLDRRRDLYRVQWLGEG, encoded by the coding sequence ATGACTGACGACACCCACGCCGCCTCGACCGGCGCCGACATCAAGCTGCGCCTGCGCAATCTCGTGGCGGACGACTACCCGGCCATCAAGAAGATCATGGACCGGGTCTACCCGGGCATGGGCGGCGCCTGGCCGCGCAAGAAGTACCTGGCCATGCTCAAGACCTTTCCGGAGGGCCAGATCTGCATCGAGGACAACGGCGTGGCGGTGGCGGCGGCGTTCTCGGTGATCGTCGACTACGACAAGTTCGGCGACGAACACACCTACGACGAGATCACCGGCAACGCCTACCTGACCACGCACGACCCAAACGGCGACGTGCTGTACGGCGTGGACGTGTTCGTCGATCCGGACTACCGCAACCTGCGTCTGGGCCGGCGCCTGTACGAGGCGCGCAAGGAGCTGTGCAAGAACCTGAACCTGCGCGCCATCATCGCCGGCGGGCGCATTCCCAACTACCGCGACTACGCCGAGCGCATGACGCCGCAGGAGTACATCGAGGCGGTGCGCCGGCGCGAGGTCTATGACCCGATCCTGAGCTTCCAGCTGGCCAACGATTTCGAGGTCAAGCGCGTGCTCAAGGGCTACCTGCCGGAGGACAAGGAATCGCAGGGCTACGCCACGCTGCTGGAGTGGTTCAACATCTACTACGAGCCGAAGGACTCGAAGCTGTTCGGCGCGCGCAAGACGGTGGCGCGCATCGGCTGCGTGCAGTGGCAGATGCGCCAGATGCACAGCGTCGAGGAACTGGTCAAGCAGGTCGAGTATTTCGTCGACGCGCTATCGGACTACCGCTGCGACATTGCGCTGTTTCCAGAGTTCTTCAACGCGCCGCTGATGGGCCTGGCCGAGCACCGCAATACGGCCGAGGCGATCCGCTTCCTGGCCCAGTTCACGCCACGCATCCGCGACGACATCCAGCGCCTGGCGGTCAGCTACAACATCAACATCATCGCCGGCTCGATGCCGCTGCTCGAGGATGGCGAGCTGTACAACGTGGCCTACCTGTGCCGCCGCGATGGCTCCGTCGACACCCAGTACAAGCTGCACCCGACGCCGCACGAGAAGCGTGACTGGGCCATGGAAGGCGGCAACCGGCTGACCGCGTTCGACACCGACTTCGGGCGCATCGGCGTGCTGATCTGCTACGACGTGGAGTTCCCGGAACTGGCGCGCCTGCTCGGCGACCAGGAGATGCAGATCCTGTTCGTGCCGTTCTGGACCGACACCAAGAACGGTTACCTGCGCGTGCGCCGCTGCGCCCAGGCACGGGCCATCGAGAACGAGTGCTACGTCGCCATCGGCGGCAGCATCGGCAACCTGCCCCAGGTGGACAGCGTGGACATCCAGTACAGCCAGACGGCGGTGTTCTCGCCGTCGGACTTCTCCTTCCCGCACGACGCCATCATGGCCGAGACCACGCCCAATACCGAGATGACGCTGATCGTCGACGTCGACCTGGACAAGCTGCAGATGCTGCAGAACGAGGGCTCGGTGCGCAATTACCTGGATCGCCGCCGCGACCTGTACCGGGTGCAGTGGCTGGGGGAGGGCTAG
- a CDS encoding DndE family protein codes for MNGESNSPAIGLDEIATASFRTTAIADDQAKRLKDALGFGAFNVPARLAIARSLAISEPPEETQGDVGRGIKGDTLFGTGVDLAAWVSLIIEYAGEPPQNLRQFQGWVAAHWARGLGVLAATMNEASGDQGEFWRAVAQAALPEGPAAEHVGGEDGQSEGLSPTAIAVPFGEIAADVMTGERVVWPLNAPGNSPHAAVMGAVGSGKTRTAAYMLRAIRKQTPVSLIAFDFKGDMNDSHNALDQAFGATVLAPPHQPIPLDVLALAERTQTDVALAAQRLRDSLATLKGSGFGPLQKGLVGDAAEQALRTKTPCRLSDVRDALKAIYAAQGKQDDGATTTLADLCRFELFTPDLPPAEFFRRSWIIRLTADLPDLVKVSVVTLITDALDRYLNSLADAPTDSEGNRALRVLCVIDEAHRILGAKLPGLSGLVRLSRSKGGALMLISQGPDDFSGEDDEFLDEMGLVAAFRTNANAQAVRRIIGPTANLAVLEKGQAWVKLSADPSPRRVAGWG; via the coding sequence ATGAACGGTGAGTCCAATTCTCCTGCAATCGGGCTCGATGAGATTGCCACCGCGTCGTTTCGTACAACCGCAATTGCCGACGATCAGGCGAAGCGTCTGAAAGATGCTCTTGGTTTTGGTGCGTTCAACGTGCCGGCACGTTTGGCTATCGCCAGATCGCTTGCGATTTCGGAGCCCCCAGAAGAAACACAGGGCGATGTTGGTCGTGGAATTAAGGGCGACACACTGTTTGGTACGGGTGTGGATTTGGCTGCTTGGGTGTCGCTGATCATTGAGTACGCCGGGGAGCCGCCACAGAACTTACGCCAATTTCAGGGATGGGTGGCAGCTCATTGGGCGCGTGGCCTTGGCGTGCTTGCCGCGACTATGAACGAAGCATCGGGCGATCAAGGCGAGTTTTGGCGCGCCGTGGCGCAGGCAGCGCTGCCAGAGGGACCGGCAGCTGAGCACGTCGGTGGCGAAGATGGACAGTCTGAAGGACTTTCGCCTACAGCTATCGCCGTGCCGTTCGGCGAGATCGCCGCAGACGTTATGACCGGTGAGCGCGTTGTATGGCCGCTTAATGCACCAGGTAACAGCCCCCACGCTGCGGTCATGGGCGCGGTAGGCAGCGGCAAGACGCGCACTGCCGCATATATGCTGCGCGCGATCCGCAAGCAGACGCCTGTGTCCTTGATTGCCTTCGACTTCAAAGGCGACATGAATGACAGCCACAACGCGCTGGATCAGGCGTTTGGGGCGACTGTGCTAGCGCCACCTCACCAACCCATTCCATTGGATGTGCTTGCACTTGCTGAGCGCACGCAAACCGACGTTGCACTGGCCGCGCAGCGCTTGCGTGACAGCCTCGCTACTCTCAAGGGAAGTGGCTTTGGTCCCTTGCAAAAGGGATTGGTTGGAGATGCCGCGGAGCAGGCATTACGAACTAAAACGCCATGCCGGTTGAGCGATGTGCGCGACGCGCTGAAAGCGATCTATGCAGCGCAAGGCAAGCAGGATGATGGCGCCACCACGACATTGGCTGATCTCTGTCGCTTTGAACTCTTCACGCCTGACCTGCCACCAGCCGAGTTCTTCCGGCGTTCATGGATCATCCGCCTGACGGCTGACCTGCCCGATTTGGTGAAGGTGTCTGTGGTCACTTTGATTACCGATGCCTTAGACCGGTATCTTAATAGTCTTGCCGACGCACCGACAGATTCTGAGGGTAATCGTGCCCTGCGAGTGCTGTGCGTAATTGACGAGGCGCACCGCATCCTCGGAGCGAAGTTGCCCGGGCTTTCAGGACTCGTGCGGCTCAGTCGCTCGAAGGGCGGAGCGTTGATGCTGATCTCGCAAGGCCCGGACGACTTTTCCGGTGAGGATGACGAGTTTCTCGACGAGATGGGCTTGGTGGCGGCATTTCGTACTAATGCAAACGCTCAGGCGGTTCGGCGCATTATTGGGCCGACGGCGAACCTCGCGGTGCTGGAGAAGGGACAGGCCTGGGTCAAACTCAGTGCCGATCCATCCCCTCGGCGGGTAGCTGGTTGGGGCTAA
- a CDS encoding DsbA family protein yields the protein MTDSHPIVIEFFHDCLSAWCYKASERLRAFAAAHPDVQMVQRCYPLAVSPMLFNRQLYADKREAKRDVVMVHWADARAFEPDPRIDCELMMTRDFDYPYSLPNQLGAKAAEMQGGQRAHWDFFDRVQRAHLTECRNIADYDVLRSCAEDIGLDGERWQHDVFGEHARSLLAADIERAARYGILRIPALVADGRHVLGGIPRSTLGHCLREEGIESFYEDIKRRRMLGYGLPPAE from the coding sequence ATGACCGACAGCCACCCGATCGTCATCGAGTTCTTTCACGACTGCCTTTCGGCCTGGTGCTACAAGGCCTCCGAGCGCCTGCGCGCGTTCGCCGCCGCGCATCCGGACGTGCAGATGGTGCAGCGCTGCTACCCGCTGGCGGTGTCGCCGATGCTGTTCAACCGCCAGCTCTACGCCGACAAGCGCGAGGCCAAGCGCGACGTGGTGATGGTGCACTGGGCCGACGCGCGCGCCTTCGAGCCGGACCCGCGCATCGACTGCGAGCTGATGATGACGCGCGATTTCGACTACCCCTACTCGCTGCCGAACCAGCTGGGCGCCAAGGCGGCCGAAATGCAGGGCGGCCAGCGCGCGCACTGGGACTTTTTCGATCGCGTGCAGCGTGCGCACCTGACCGAGTGCCGGAACATCGCCGACTACGATGTGCTGCGCAGCTGCGCCGAGGACATCGGCCTGGACGGCGAGCGCTGGCAGCACGACGTGTTCGGCGAACACGCCCGCAGCCTGCTGGCGGCGGACATCGAGCGCGCCGCCCGCTACGGCATCCTGCGCATACCGGCGCTGGTGGCCGACGGCCGCCACGTGCTGGGCGGCATCCCGCGCTCCACGCTCGGCCACTGCCTGCGCGAGGAAGGCATCGAAAGCTTCTACGAGGACATCAAGCGGCGGCGCATGCTGGGGTACGGGCTGCCGCCGGCGGAGTGA
- a CDS encoding AAA family ATPase codes for MHLRSVSLRDWKAYEAARFDFPEPDGDRNVILIGGQNGFGKTTLFEAIALGLYGAYGLPLISRAAAAADEQNRGQSFRAFIERALNGHAIRAGRRSCQIVLTFQDQTGEPIVIERIWHFTDAGRLRPGEGAETVRIMKGLAREVIGPGPAEADPQGWYRDWIARTFMPASLAGFFLFDGEAASVYAERDMAVQVRDGIEGLLGLIWLRTLSKSLRDYATRRRSDVPRGVNTDAVTALESTIAGLAVEVENAIQRLDQISPGLANAEAERDALTRELAGYGTGTRAQLEELIKERADQEKAYDIAKEKLFQIASGDLPLALSGGGLRTQLAERLTREQRLAQWLASAKEGQGRIEHVIAGIEHELTTIVPPLVPEQGEWVREAVRRALDRLWHPAPDDAAESFRHMHAQGAMGERVLARLDQAAKVTVGTVSSLLGSMARAAAALRNINATIQASEVTAPQLEEKRVRIAELNKVIRALSEERGEKSSLIASRNADLEQKRKELGRLTGQLDQSARPARLAKRAEEVALMLDDLASDAWPIQAQAIASAMTRAVTAMAHRDDYLSRVEITNDGQVMLLAPNGRNLREFDLSAGEKQIFTQALFWSIAHVSGRVFPLVIDTPLGRLDQEHRLNVLRHLVRRDGQVILISTNTEVVGPYLDAIRSRVLKACRIENSTNGDIGLSWPVEGYFPGQGI; via the coding sequence ATGCACCTTCGCTCTGTTTCTCTACGTGACTGGAAGGCTTATGAGGCAGCCCGCTTCGATTTCCCGGAGCCGGACGGCGACCGTAATGTCATCCTGATCGGCGGCCAGAACGGCTTTGGAAAAACGACACTTTTCGAAGCAATCGCCCTGGGGCTTTACGGCGCCTACGGTTTGCCCCTCATCTCGCGCGCCGCGGCGGCCGCCGATGAACAAAACAGAGGGCAATCATTTCGCGCTTTCATCGAACGTGCGCTGAATGGGCACGCAATTCGCGCCGGCAGGCGTTCATGCCAGATCGTGCTCACCTTTCAGGACCAAACCGGCGAGCCGATCGTCATTGAGCGTATATGGCATTTCACAGATGCTGGTCGTCTGCGCCCCGGTGAAGGTGCCGAAACCGTCCGAATCATGAAGGGATTGGCCCGCGAAGTGATCGGTCCCGGGCCAGCCGAGGCCGACCCGCAAGGGTGGTATCGCGATTGGATCGCTCGCACCTTCATGCCAGCGTCTTTGGCCGGCTTCTTTCTTTTCGATGGCGAAGCGGCCTCCGTATATGCCGAACGCGACATGGCTGTTCAGGTACGCGATGGGATTGAAGGCCTGCTTGGTCTCATTTGGCTCCGTACCTTGAGCAAGAGCCTGCGCGACTACGCAACCCGGCGGCGCAGCGACGTACCGCGCGGTGTGAATACCGATGCGGTGACCGCGCTGGAATCTACAATCGCGGGGCTGGCGGTAGAAGTTGAGAATGCTATACAACGTCTCGACCAGATTTCCCCAGGCCTTGCGAATGCCGAAGCAGAACGAGATGCGCTCACACGTGAACTGGCTGGTTATGGAACCGGAACTCGTGCTCAACTTGAAGAGTTGATCAAGGAACGCGCCGATCAGGAAAAGGCCTACGACATCGCCAAGGAAAAACTTTTCCAGATCGCCAGCGGCGACTTGCCACTCGCCTTGTCCGGTGGCGGGCTACGGACTCAGCTCGCTGAACGATTGACGCGCGAGCAGCGGCTCGCGCAATGGCTGGCCTCGGCCAAGGAAGGGCAGGGGCGGATCGAGCACGTCATTGCGGGAATAGAGCACGAGCTTACTACTATCGTGCCGCCGCTGGTGCCTGAGCAGGGTGAATGGGTGAGAGAGGCGGTGCGCCGTGCACTCGACCGACTCTGGCATCCAGCGCCGGATGATGCTGCGGAGTCATTCAGGCACATGCACGCGCAAGGAGCAATGGGCGAACGTGTACTGGCGCGGCTTGATCAGGCCGCAAAGGTCACAGTTGGCACGGTGTCATCGTTGCTTGGATCGATGGCACGAGCCGCGGCAGCACTACGCAACATTAACGCGACCATCCAAGCGTCGGAGGTAACAGCGCCGCAGCTAGAAGAGAAACGTGTGCGTATCGCCGAACTCAATAAAGTTATCCGTGCGCTGAGCGAGGAGCGTGGCGAGAAAAGCAGCTTAATCGCGTCGCGCAACGCCGATCTTGAACAGAAGCGTAAGGAGCTGGGGCGGTTAACTGGGCAGCTTGATCAGTCAGCGCGGCCGGCGCGGCTCGCCAAGCGCGCTGAGGAGGTTGCTTTGATGTTGGACGATCTGGCTTCCGATGCTTGGCCGATCCAGGCGCAGGCCATTGCATCAGCAATGACGCGTGCAGTAACGGCGATGGCACACCGCGATGATTATCTCAGCCGTGTCGAAATCACCAATGACGGGCAAGTTATGCTGCTCGCGCCTAATGGACGAAATCTGCGAGAATTCGACCTTTCCGCTGGCGAGAAGCAGATTTTTACTCAGGCGTTGTTTTGGTCCATTGCCCATGTTTCGGGCCGCGTATTTCCTCTAGTGATTGATACCCCCTTAGGCAGGCTGGACCAAGAACATCGCCTGAACGTGCTTCGTCATCTGGTACGACGGGATGGTCAGGTGATATTGATTTCGACCAACACAGAGGTCGTGGGTCCATATCTGGATGCCATACGGTCGCGTGTGCTTAAAGCGTGTCGGATCGAAAACAGCACAAATGGCGATATTGGTTTGAGCTGGCCGGTTGAGGGCTATTTTCCGGGACAGGGGATTTAA
- the dndC gene encoding DNA phosphorothioation system sulfurtransferase DndC, with the protein MTDPFSPPQPLDPVLDKALASIRADLRDEYLAPHQDPWIVGYSGGKDSTVVLHLVFELLLSLAPEDRRREVHVISNDTLVESPLVMGHIDTVQDELRRAADAWRLPVHVVTSRPDPDATFWVNLIGRGYPSPNRTFRWCTDRMKIQPTSRYIRDQVTVSGEVILLLGVRRDESATRAGSVARYDNGQRLNRHNDLPGCMVYRPIVDLSTDDIWEFLGATMPPWGGSHTALIKLYRDAGGGECPVVTQKSDAPSCGTSSSRFGCWTCTVVEKDRSLEGFVEAGFAEFGPLIAFRDWLVSIRNDPHRRMARRRDGRITVTAEGVFVPGPFTLQAREEIFDRLLDLQAAVGRQLISPDEIARIKTIWADDAAQGALWAAEACAL; encoded by the coding sequence ATGACTGACCCTTTCTCACCACCTCAACCGCTCGATCCTGTACTGGACAAGGCGCTTGCTTCCATCCGTGCTGACCTGCGTGACGAGTACTTGGCCCCCCACCAGGATCCATGGATCGTCGGCTACTCGGGTGGCAAGGACAGCACGGTCGTACTCCATCTGGTATTTGAACTACTGCTGTCACTCGCGCCGGAGGACCGGCGGCGTGAAGTGCATGTCATTTCGAACGACACGCTGGTGGAAAGCCCGCTGGTAATGGGGCACATCGACACCGTGCAGGATGAGTTACGTCGGGCAGCAGATGCATGGCGCCTGCCCGTGCATGTCGTGACCTCCCGCCCGGATCCGGACGCCACATTCTGGGTAAACCTGATCGGTCGGGGCTATCCATCGCCGAATCGGACGTTTCGCTGGTGTACGGATCGCATGAAGATTCAGCCCACTAGTCGATACATCCGCGATCAAGTCACCGTGTCGGGCGAAGTCATTCTTCTGCTGGGGGTTCGGCGGGACGAATCTGCCACCCGCGCCGGCAGCGTCGCGCGCTACGACAATGGCCAAAGACTCAACCGCCACAACGACTTGCCGGGTTGCATGGTCTACCGACCCATCGTGGATCTTTCTACCGACGACATTTGGGAGTTCCTGGGCGCAACGATGCCGCCCTGGGGTGGAAGCCACACGGCACTGATCAAGCTTTATCGCGATGCTGGTGGTGGCGAATGTCCTGTTGTCACGCAAAAATCGGATGCTCCCTCCTGCGGCACTTCGTCGTCCCGCTTCGGTTGTTGGACCTGCACCGTGGTTGAGAAGGATCGCAGTCTCGAAGGTTTTGTCGAAGCTGGGTTTGCTGAGTTCGGACCGCTCATTGCCTTTCGCGATTGGCTCGTCTCAATCCGCAATGATCCACACCGGCGCATGGCGCGACGGCGTGACGGACGGATCACGGTAACCGCGGAAGGCGTGTTCGTACCGGGGCCGTTCACCCTGCAGGCGCGGGAAGAGATATTTGACCGTTTACTCGACCTGCAGGCTGCGGTAGGTCGGCAACTGATCAGCCCAGACGAGATTGCCCGGATCAAAACAATCTGGGCAGACGATGCCGCACAGGGCGCACTGTGGGCCGCGGAAGCGTGCGCACTGTAA
- a CDS encoding restriction endonuclease, whose amino-acid sequence MAVPTYDQFIEPVLRYLVQHPDGVPARQAHEAAADALRLTEEDRQQPLPSGAQLMYKNRAGWAHDRLKRAGLSGSPRRGIWKATPEGLRFAAEHPGPFTAELAQQLATGYPDVKLRQSNGPALVQPPLPTCAPLHCESVASPDDRLGQALLELRQSAESELLELLANVSPAFFETIVLDLLHRMGYGANRADLQRVGGSGDAGIDGIISLDRLGLEKVYVQAKRWQACVGRPDLQAFYGALAGQKAKKGVFITTSTYSSQAVDFARSVEGIVLIDGARLAGLMIDHEVGISSRTVRIPKIDSDYFEDEAS is encoded by the coding sequence ATGGCTGTCCCGACATACGACCAGTTCATCGAGCCGGTACTGCGCTACCTGGTGCAGCACCCCGATGGCGTACCTGCCCGGCAAGCGCATGAGGCCGCCGCAGACGCACTTCGACTCACCGAGGAAGATCGGCAGCAACCGCTGCCAAGCGGCGCGCAGCTCATGTACAAAAACCGCGCTGGATGGGCGCACGACAGGCTGAAACGGGCCGGGCTATCGGGCAGCCCACGGCGAGGTATCTGGAAGGCCACGCCCGAAGGGCTCAGGTTCGCTGCGGAGCATCCCGGTCCGTTCACGGCGGAACTGGCCCAGCAGCTGGCGACGGGATACCCCGACGTCAAGCTGCGGCAATCGAATGGCCCTGCGCTGGTCCAGCCGCCGTTACCGACCTGTGCGCCACTGCACTGCGAGTCGGTAGCAAGCCCCGACGACCGGCTCGGTCAGGCATTGCTGGAACTGCGCCAATCGGCCGAATCGGAGCTGCTTGAGCTGCTGGCCAACGTGTCGCCGGCCTTCTTCGAAACCATCGTTCTTGATCTGCTGCACCGCATGGGCTACGGCGCGAACCGAGCGGACCTGCAGCGCGTGGGCGGCTCCGGCGACGCGGGAATTGACGGGATCATCTCGCTTGACCGCCTCGGGTTGGAGAAGGTGTACGTCCAGGCCAAGCGCTGGCAGGCCTGCGTGGGCCGCCCTGATCTGCAGGCTTTCTACGGAGCGCTCGCCGGGCAGAAGGCGAAAAAGGGCGTGTTCATCACCACATCAACGTACTCGTCGCAGGCCGTGGACTTTGCAAGATCCGTGGAGGGCATCGTGCTGATCGACGGCGCGCGCCTGGCCGGCCTGATGATCGACCACGAGGTCGGCATCAGCTCACGCACGGTCAGGATTCCGAAGATCGACAGCGATTATTTTGAGGACGAAGCATCCTGA
- a CDS encoding DNA modification system-associated small protein: MPRDIVVLFDQEDGRRLIENHCRKIGLPVGDLQRLIEEVIDKSTMQRRHGLWQAFDEVLDADVGAHD, encoded by the coding sequence ATGCCACGCGACATAGTTGTGCTATTTGATCAGGAAGACGGCAGGCGGTTGATCGAAAATCATTGCCGCAAAATCGGACTGCCAGTTGGCGACTTGCAGCGCCTTATCGAAGAGGTTATCGATAAAAGCACCATGCAACGGCGCCATGGATTGTGGCAGGCCTTTGACGAGGTGCTGGACGCCGACGTTGGGGCGCACGACTAA